TCTTCAGGGCTCTAATTGCAAACAGAGGTTGGGGTGTGGTGTGAGTGgtcacagctgctcccagacaGGGCACAGCCTCCCCCTGGGGTGCAGAGCACAGAATCTGCTGCCCCCAGAGCCTGATGGACTCAGAACCTCTCTGAGTCCTCACCAGGTGTGGGGGACCCTCCTCATTCCCTGGCCAGCCCCAAGGAACAGCTGCTCATGCTGGAGGCACACATCACTCTGCCAGGGAGATCCTGGGAGCCTTGGCTTCCCCAACCCACAAACTTCCCATGAGGCAGAACACAAACTCTGGGTGGGGAAAGCCAGTCTGGTTCTAGAACATTAAAGCCCTGTGCCACAAGCCCAGAGTGGAGGCAGGGCCATTCCAACCTCTGCACAAACCCTGGGtaccccaggctgcagggaggacaCCAGGGCTGGAGAGTAACTTGGGGAACAGAATGAATGGTAACAAGGAACTGGTGCAATGGGCAGTGGTTTGAACACATGGAGACAGAATaaacctgcagggacaggcaggagtgACTGTGACCCACCCTCAGGTGTGTGTGCTCCTCaggcctgggcacagcctggcttaGGGCTTAGGCTTTGTCTAATGCACACCTGAAACAGCCACAAAACCTCCTATCTGCAAAATCAGGCctgtcacagcactgagtgGGGCAGATGAGAGCACAGACACACTTTGTGACATTCCTATATGTCTAGCTGGGTAGGAAATACAGAATTGCCATCCATTTCCAAAGGTCCCAATGTCTTTTAATTTCTGCACCAGATCTGATCAAACTGTGCCAGGCCAGCAGCTGTTTCAGTCCCTCTGCAGTGTCCAGTGGCATGACAGGGTGGTTTTCAGTTTGGGTTGTGCCACACCTTGTCCCATCAGTGCTTTGGGATGATGAACTGTctcagcagagcctgtgggACATCCTGCAGCCTCACTGGGGCTCCTGGAATGTCATGATGAGCTCTTGGTGCTCCTTACTGATTTCCTGGAAGGAACAGGACCCTCAGACCTCAGCATGATGCTTCTCCCACCCTGGCATGCTCAGGACAGAACGTGGGCTGAGTGTGTcacacactgctgtcccctgcaTGCACAGAACACAACCCCTTCATCTCCCCCAGTaccatcccacatcccacatcccaacCACTGCACAGGGAAAAGCACCTGAGACCTCCAGAGAAAATGTCAACACTTAAAGTTCCAGCAGCACTTGACTGCTGGGGAGAAGTGGAGGGTTTGAAAGTCATTCCAGGCCCCACTGAGCAGCGAGGAGGAGGTTGGGTTggctggtttggtttgtttgtttggtttggtttagttggTTTGGTTGGatggtttggtttagtttgtttTGGTGTGGTTGGTTGGTCTGCTCTCACCTGCCAGGCCTGCTGGCGAGCCTggatcagctgctgcagctctgcaatcctgtccctgcccagcagcacagactcaGCCAccttcctgtgctcctgctccctgtccctgagcacccTGCGCAGGTGGGAGCGGTGCTTGAGCAGGTAGGGCACCATGGCACTGCGCACGTCCTGCTCGGGGACCCCGCTGGGGCGCCTGCAAACAGCACCAGAGAGATCCTGCAcaacagcccagcccagcccagcccagccccacactgcccagctgggtgctgctcagcatcACCTCTGTGCTCCCAGATTCCTCTGCCAAGGAACTGAGGGCAGCCAGAGTGGGGACCTCAGTGCTGAGCACCCCTGGCTGTGAGAGGATGATGGAGCAGCCAGGGTGTCATTCACCCCTCAGCACAGAAACACGACATCTTGTTTCTGGTTACAATTCcctgtctgtctctctgttGGGCTGATGtagccagaaatgtggattctgtccccacctgttaaaccaggtggggcagtgacccttgTCTCCTGGtacatattatctgctcatgggccatctttaaaccagctgggcaatcatctttatcttcccacagcccatcctccctccaggagatatctcctgttaatgggccattgtTTAAAACTGGGTGTGGCAGCAATTCttatctcctgttaatgggaCAGGTGTGAAAAAACAGGTGTGGCAGcgattcttatctctgtggggaTCTCTCATGTTAATGGGCCAGCTATTacaaaccagctgggcaatcatctttatcttcccacagcccatcctccctccaggagatatctcctgttaatggccagtgagtcccagtgcatgactgataaaattccatcatcccactgggagatgctccagccaggggaggagccaagcctttcctacccagataaaaactgacattttggacagcaaggaaccttctttccactggattccagaggaaaaccagacctttccacatcattcctggaccttcagaggaaaattgcaccttccccaggagcactgctccagctgaaccacatctgccactgcaggaggatgcagccaccattgaatgggactgtgccaacaccctgactgactgacgggtgtcagcttggattctgactctgtatttctattttaattttcctagtaaagaattgttattcctaattcccctatctttgcctgagagccccttaatttcagaattatagtaatttggagggaggagggtttacattctccatttcaaagagaagttcctgcctttattggcaggACAGTCTCCCAGGTGGCCAAACAGCACCTGAGTGTCTGCTGAGGCCCTGAGCCAGGGACACAAAGAGCAAGAGGGGAGCTCTGCTGTTagacaggagctgtgcccagaaCATCTCATCAGCACTTTGGATGGGTCAGAATTGACCTGAGCCCCATTTCAGTGGCACTGACCTCCCTGCACTAAGGAAGTGAATGGAAATGGGTCCTGGACCCAGAGAAGcacaaataaaactgttttttgtGTGGTTTAGACCCATTGCTGTAAGGACACAGCAGCTTTCAGACCCTCCCTTGCAGCATGAGGCCAACAGGACACCCAAACATCAGCAGGGCCCCAGCTCTGGCATCCATACCACGCTGGCTCTTCCCTGTCCTTTGCCTCCTCCACGATCTTATCCAGTGAACTGAAGAGTCCCTCCAGGTTCCCTTCATTTTTCACCTCCTGGATCTCCTCCTGTGAAAGAAGGACACAAGGTGAAAAAACACAGGCACCACTCAGCTTGTGACCCTGGGTtcaaagggaccttaaagcACATCtccttccaccagaccaggctgccccaagccctgtccaacctgccCTTAaactcctgcagggatggggcagccacagcttctctgggcagcctgtgccagcgACTTTCCTCCCATTCCAGGGagaattttttcccagtatcccacctaaccctggcctccagcagtgggaagccattcccccttgtgcTGTTCCTCCATCCCTTACCCCAAGTCCTTCCAGCTTTGTCCTGGATGAAGAGTTACACCCTGGGAATCACCATCCCAGGGGTGATTAACACATGTGTGGATGTGGAACTCGGGgccatggtttagtggtggctgGGGAAATGCTTGCACTTGACAAGCACACTAGTGGTGTTTCCCAAGCTGAATGATCCTACAGTTTTTTCTGGGCAAGCAGCctcagctttctgcttttgccATTTGTTTGCTACCCTTGATATGAACTGGCTCAGCACTTTTCCACAGGGCTCTGAATCCACTTTtgggtgctccaagcccctccccagcccccaggcccctccccagctcaccTTTATGGATGTCTGCAGCTGGGAGATGAACTGATCATAAATGCTCTTGgtcagctggggctgcagcttgTAGAAACAGCGGTAGCAGTTGACAAACCTCTGGTAGCTGCAAGATTGATtgggggagaggagggcaggATCAGGACTGGGGTCACAGAGGGACTGGGGTCAgagccagctcagagctgggtgTGATCATTGATAAGTTATTCCtgttaatcatagaagttttggagtttgtttaaaccagaatacttaatataagaaaagaacatggacctagataaagggaaatatatgattaaacccattctgtttaaatccccctgttataAATGTTGTGTGTACCagtttgtaaaataaaaaaaaaagggggttttccatagtctgaaaggtttttttgcagaatccgattttctgcctttgtgtaatcaatcccaaactatctgctaaagatcagactTCCCACATCTCCTGTTTTTTGTCTCCCAAGACCCGATGGTTCCATGGccaattgtcccaagagctgtcccaccgaagtttggaagtttctttgaccaccactgcttaccttgcagaattatttCAACAAAACCATAATAATTATTGATTGCTGCAAGGAAAACCAGACTAcaaaaagggagctgcaaaccaagttgGGTGGGAGCGTGAAGTGGGCGGTGACCCCTCACGTTTCCCCGGCGCTGCTTGCTctatatatattaaataaagcaatctaaattttgctgaataccgagacttttgtttctcatttataacacgGGGAAGGGTCAGGCCGGGATCAGAGCCGGGTGCAGGGTCAGGCCGTTCCCGGGGATCCGGGCAGACCCGGGATCACGGCAGGCTGGCTCAGGGGTCCCTCCCCGCCCGCTCCCGCCTCACCTGCCGGCGGCCACCAGCTTCTCCAGGAACGTGTCCACCACGGTGGCGAACACCTGGGCGCGACCCGGGCGCtccgccggggccgggccgcctCCACCCGCCCCCGGCTCCTCCGCCGCCGGTTCCGCCGCCGGGCCCGCGCCGCCatcgccgcccgccgccgccatggcgcggggccccgccccctccgccGCCAGCGCGGGAACGGAGCGCGGGAACAAAGAGAGAGAGCGCGGGAACAAAGAGAGCGCGGGAACAgagcgcggccccggcccggccgctcccgGTTCGAACCCAAAGCGCCACAAAAACCGATAAGAAGCTGCGGCCGGCCCTGAAGCGAAACCGCGTGACAAACCGTCCTTATCTCGGCAGTCCCCTCGGAATGCCCGCCCTGCCCCCAGCGACTGGGCTCTCGATCATTTAGTGAAATAAAACCACCAAAGCTGAAGAATTCAGCGAAGAGAAGGGGCAAAGGATAAAAAAACCGGTATTTCCCATGTAGCAGCCAACCAGGACCCAGCCCACCTCCTCAGAGCGGCTCTGGGtcacagctgcttccagccccTTTCCCCTGCTCCTTCAGCCACTTGTCACCGCGTTCTCAGGCAAATCACCTCCCTCTCCTAGTCCTAGTTCAAAGGCAAAGGTTGAAACCCTCTCTGTGACAggacaaaaagcagcagcctccCCTGGCATGGAGTCGTGCTTTTAAACACAGGCACCAAAGAGAAGGTCTCTCACGTTTATTAGCTGTCAGGAACGTTGCTGGTTATGAGAGGAACATTAAGTTTGACAGTGTCTCCCCACACTGGTGCTGCCACCCCTCCATGCCACACACTGGGACTGGCCCTGCTGCACTTGGCAGAGGTCGATTACTATAGTCCCTGTTCATATTAACATTACTGCTGCCTTGCAATTTGGGGTGCTgttgttctgcttttcagagcagaatCTGTTATTAGAGCAAGAGCCAACTGGTGTCAACTTTTAAACAACAAACAGATgaccagagcagctgcagaagttgctgctccaacagctccacCAGTGGTTCCAGCATTCGGTGCCTGAGCActgcaagaaacaaaaatggGATGAAGAGGCTTTGATGACTCACCACAGCCCATGACTGCACCTCAGAATCAagctctgccctcagcagagcagcctctccctcacctcagcagcagcttcagcactCTCCATCTCCAGCAGACATGGTGGCATGTCCAgtgcctgctgggcagggacaacACTGGGATGGAGGGCAGAGCCACACTTGGTGACTCTCCTCAGGAAGAGACAACCAAGTGGAGCCCAGCAACAGCCACAGGATCAACACCTCGACCAAAATTCCTGGTTATGGCAGAAGGGGAATGGAGCTGGTGCACTCTGCTGTCTGGAGGTGcatcccaaacccccccagaTGTGGCTAACTGGGATGAGCACCACGTGTGGGCTGGCAGCATGAAAAGCAAATCTCAACCACCAAGAGCAGCAGAGTACAGTCAAAcaatcccttccctccccaaaaaGCAGCCTCTGGTTTCATCCCCCTGAAGTTTTCACCTGGTAAAATACACAGACCATAGCTCAGGCTTCTGATCCAGCAATTGTGCAAAACATTATCCTTGCCCTTCCCAAACTGGATGAGCAGAATTTAATCTCATGAAGTGAACCACCACTTCTTATTCAATATGAACATGTCTGTCAGGTTTGAACTGGATCAAAAGCCAGCACAAGGttttcccttccccacctcCCATCCAATTGTAGCTCAAACCCCACTCAGCTCTCAcccagctgtcagcagcaccacAGTCAGACACTCCCAAACTGCATTTCTGGGCTTAAACTAACTAAGGTGGGAAGTGGCTGCAGCCACTCTGAACATGCAGGATTGACACACTGAACAAGGCCATAGGACAATCAATCAGTTCCCCAGAAATCAGAGTAAGCTcccctaaaataaaaaaattaaattacaacaGATTAAAAACACAGGTTAGGTGCCAAAACCGACATCAGCTAATTCCAaacagccagctcagctcctgacTTGCTATCAGCCAGCTTGCTGTCTGGAGGATGAGAGAGAGGGAACATTTTCCAATATTACAAAACAAGTACGTAGATCTATTCAAAACGCAGGAAATCAGGTCTGAAGTGGTTCCAGGTTACTCTTGCCTCACATCTTCTAGAAATAAATGCAGGTAATTGGAGAAAGTCTATTTTCTGCTTCCGGCTTCCCATAGCACAAGTGCCACTAGAGACATCCCACCAGAgggtcctgctgcaggctgtgagaCTCCTCTCCTTAGAAGTTTGgcaaagatgaaaataatttaaagagaaTAAACTGGCTTTTTGGTTAAGCCAGTAagtctttaatttaaaaaaaagaaaaaaaaaaaaaaaaaaggaattaataactTGCCAGGACACGTTCACACACCTGGAATGGTCTGTCCCAGGCAAACAGCACTGACAAAGGTCACAGtttaaacaaaaccagcagcagacCACTGTATGAAACTCAAATCTAAGAGGTGAAGTGCAGTTGCTTTTGTGTCTGCCTTGTGCTGTGAAACCAGCCAGAGCcaaaggcacagcagctgtgtcacGTCCCAGGCTCTCCCCTGCAGCATCCAGACTCAGAGGGCTCCCAGAAGattctcctccagcagctgcccctaCCAGTGCCTCGAGTCCACCAGCTCTGGGCGCAGGCTCAGCTTCTTCAGCGTCTCGTACCCCACCACGATGACAATGGTGGAGGGAGTGGCTGAAATGATTCGTGCAGACAGCCCTTTAGTCAGCCCCCAGGGACCCTCCTCTGCAATCAGCTGCTTGAAGGTGAGAATGATGGAGCTCTTGCCTTCCACCTGCAATGCAGAACAATCATTGACAGAGCTGCCACactccatccccagctgctctggggctctgctgcaACTGAACACTCTGGAGACAACAGATCAGCCAGTTCAACAGCCTTGATCTGGTCTCCAGAATTCCCTGAGGAGGGCAGCAAAACAAGCACAAAGTCCtaaggaggcagcaggaagcaCCTCTCCTTTGTGAAGAGAAAGCCTGTCTGAGCAGGCcaggccagcactgccagcctggctccctgggctcctcctgcTAATGCTGAGGGCTAATTAAGCAGCTACCAGCCAGGATGAAAggcccagggagagcagggaagcagctcaCCTGGAAGCACAGAGATCAGAGGGCTGAACcccaccccagctgtgccaagCACGCTGAGCTCTTACCTGGACTCGGGCCCTCACCACGTCCATGGGGTTGGTGAGGGTGGAAGCTGTTGCAGCTGCAAGGGGCCCTGATATGGCttgcaggaggaggtggggaCAGTCCTTAGGAGTCAAACTCGAAAGCTGTTCTGGGAACAGAGAGAGGAAACTTTCAGACTTTCAGTGGCCACTTATTTCCTTAACTCCACCCCCAAACTCCAACTGATGTGCAGTGGGCAGAATCCCTGATTTGCAGCCTGCCAGTTCCTCCCACAGAATCTCAAAGTGGTGCTTCCTACACCAACCAGaaagctggcacagcacagggagcagggctcaTCATACTGGTGGCTCCAGGGCACTCCCCAGGGCTTTGTCCCACAGCCTCCCATCAACTGCCACActggctcccagggctgtggggcaaACTGGACAGAATGAGCTTCCACGTCCCCAAAACACGGCATGAAAATACTCACACTCTCTAGAAGGTGGGGGAAGCCTTAAGACAAGGCTCCACTGGAAGGTGTCTGCAGAGATATGCACAGAAAGCTGACACTACCCTGGTATCCCACTGTGCATCCCAAAAGAGAAAAGCACCatgcagtgcccatcccagatTTCCTCACTCTGCCCCTGGCCAATAGGATTTGAATCTCCCACACTTCTATTGGTCAAAGTTGGACAGAAGACTGTTCAAAAGTCCCATTTTTTTTGGACAATAAGGAAGCCTGTCTGGCAAGAGGGAAGGAAGTGGCACTGTTCTAGACTTTGAACATTGACTGGAATCAGGCCAGCAGTGTCCTTTGAACCCAAGGAGGGTTCAGTgacccctgctgctgccctggggacacaggactGGGAAATGCAGCCAAAGAAGAGATTCATTGACAGCTGGGGCTTATGTCTCCCATCATCTCCATTTCCACTGAGAAGACAGGGAAGAGCAAACACCTGGAAGCTGGGAGCTCCAGTCTCTCCATATCTACTGCCTTGTTCTTACATGCCCTCCTCTGAGCTCTTTTGGCATGAAAATCTTATGGTTAATACAGTGGGTTTTGGTCTTACAAACTGTTGACATGGAGACTGATGGGAGCACTCCCACAAGGTACAGACCAACATGCCAAGCTGCCACTGCCATTTAAATGCAGCCTGGATGCAGAACCAATGCTTCCTCTAGCTACCAGAACTCTGGAAAGCAAACAGGACCTTTGAGACATCCAGATTTTGAAAAACAGGTGATTTCCAAGATGAACTCCAGGCCCAGTACAGCAAAACCCAAACTGCTCACTACCTCCACCTTTTGGCAGAAATTAGGTAACTAGGTGTCTAAAAACCATGTGTaaagctgcacagcagaaatcGAAAGGATCATCAGAGGTGGAAATAAACCTTAGCTGGCAAATACTTTTGGCCTTTGCAAACACCCTAAGGAGTACCAGAACTGAGCTAGGGAGAAAGAACATTCTACTGAGTGCAGTTCTTCATCACAAGACTTGGTGCCAATTTTAAAGTTGCAAAACTGAAGCAACGCCTAAAATAAACCCAGGGAAGATCTGGCCCTTGTCTCTGcctgttgtttggttttgccaTGAGATTTGTGGCTCTAAAAGTCCCTTTGCCATATATGAGATTCCTGAATCTACATTAACTGAAAGATGAACTGTACTTACATTGTGGCTCCAAAGCTCTGCCCAACACAATAACCTTCCTCACTCCAGTGAAGAAGGCATTATTTGGGATTAGTGGAAGAGAAAGTTAAAGCAGATGCACAAAGTCCCACTTGCCTAGAGCCATCCAGTTTGACATCCTACAGCACTTGGACCCCTTGTTCTGGATTGAAACACACTATTAAACTTCCACCCAACACCTGCAGAATTCCTACACAGCCAGGTACAGCTCCTTAGCTAGAACAGATTCTGCCCCCACCCCCAGAGAGACAGTGAACCACGCTGAACCCACAGTGTGAAGAGTCAATCCGAGGCGCTTCTGGAATAAGACACACTTGAATCTCCTTTCCCTTACCAGCATAGAAGTGGTAGAAGGGCCACCAGACCGCACTGTTGGGAATATAAGTGAGCAGCGAGGCCACGTAACCCCTGTAGAAGCCTCTAAAACCGTCAGCCTTGAAGATCTGTACAATGATGTCCTTGGTCTGGCCGAAGACCAGCAGCCGCTTGCCGTCCTGGCTCTGCACCTTGAACCTGCCCATGCTCTCCCCCTTCCTCTGCATCATGAGGTGCTGGGAGACCACGTCGATGGGCACGGTGATGCTCTGGGCCACCAGCGAGGCCGAGCCGCCGGCCACCAGCGACTTGACGGCGTTGTTGTTGTTGTAGCGCGCCACGTACTTGCGCGTCAGCTCGTAGGTGGTGACGTAGCACTGGCCCGAGATGAGCGTGAAGGTGTTCACCAGGAAGCCGCGGTACAGCCCGGCCGCGCCCTCCGTCCGCAGGATCTTCACAAAGGCGTCCACCGTGCCCTTGTACAGGCTCTTGCCCTTCTGCACTTGCAGCCGCGTGCGGATCAGCGTGAAGGGGTACACGCTGACCCGGATCATCATCGTCATGCAGATCCCCAGCACGTAGAACTTCCTCTTGTCCAGGTGCTCCCACTCGATGATGGGGATGTTGCGTTTGTCCTCCATGGCTGCTGGGCTCCAGATCTCCCTCGGAGGTACAGAGCAGACCCGGGCCTGTGGATGATACAACTGTCCCTGAACTGTCCCCGGCAGGGATTTTGTGCCTGAGACAATGAAACCTTTCATGAGGGATGTCCCCCTCCCTGCCAAATCCCCTGTtatcatttaggatttctattggtctGGAACTTTACTAGATGATTGGTCTTTTCTCACCTAGAATCTTTAAGTAATTGGACACTTCTCAACTTATAATTTTACTGGTTAGAATTTCAATCCCCCTAAAACCTATAAAGACCCTTTGCTATGCATCTGGATACATAtatccagattttgctggtaGGACTCTTCTAAGAAATAAAGCTACTTTCAGAACCTCTACAGCAACTCCCAAAGTCTCATTCCTTGCTAGCTGAGAAGTTGAATTCTGCCTTGGAGCCCCCAGAGCTATCTGAACCCCATAGCAGCCTGAAGCTGGAACCACCCTAGCTCAGGCAGCTACACAGGCCCAGCCTTCCAGCCTTGACCAGGCAGACTGCAAGTGCTGGCACCTGAAATGAGAGAGCCCTTGGGTAGAGGACAAAGCCACTCACATCACCTCAAGCTTTGCTGACCCTCCTCAAGCATGCAGCAAGGCCTTGCACAGCCTTGTGCTGGCCAAGCAGAGGGACTGTAACCTCCACAGGCAGAGTCCGACCATGTGGCTGATGGTGACACCTTCAGATGTCACCGTGGCTGCAtcctcagctccaggagcagctctcagcacagcccaggctgctctgtggaaAAGCAAGGCCCCATGCTTTGGGAAGCAGGCTGAGAGAGGCAGCAGATGAGCAGcactccagcagcacacacacctcTTAATGGACAGGCAAGATCAGGGACAGCCAACCAAAGCAGTTTCTCCCCCGTCATTCCAGGTCCGTGATGCTCCCAGGTGTCAGGACGTCACTCTTCAGTTCCAGGATCTGTACAAAGAAGAAAGTGACAAGTCCTTTCGTGTTCCTAGATTCCCTGCATGAATTACACATTTCTTTGGGCACTTCCATTCTTATCTTCCTAAAGCTGGATGAGAAGGTGAGAAGAACAACAATGGGAAAACAAGGCAAAACAGCCATGTAGAATCCCCACATTGATTACCAAGACCCTGAAAAGAAAGGGTTAAACCACAGGCCAGAATCTCTCTGTTGATCTGCCTGTCAGCTACATGAGCAAAGTCCACCCTCCCTTCCAACACTCCACTGCCACTCCTGGTCTGATAACCTcccttccactgctgctgtgctcagagcaccAGAAATGGGGAGGAtgagcagggaggggctggttcagcctcccccagccccaattGCTGCAGCTTTTCACCATGTCCCAGCAGGCACCAACTGCTTCTCCACAACCAGCCTCCTGGTACCTTCAGCTGCTGTAGCTGATGCTCTGCTTCTATAGCAGGGCTTGTTTAGCTTTtagatttttcagaatctctgctgcttggtaTGTAACTCTGAAACGTCATGTTAGGTGTTAGTAAGGTCTCTTAGGTAGTAAGGGGAGttggacaaaacaatccctGCCCAtctagagaatcaaggacaactggtactcaaaaagcaaaaacatcaGCGAGGGAAAGGGGGCAAGGCAGGGGGCTGAGACatcatagcctggggctgtggttggataattgaccccaagatgaaccaaaacttataaaagtgtaaaactcatgaccaggatccaccttggatttgatttgggtgtagccccagcTTGTTGCTCCTGCCCTCTTGTCTGGGCACACAGAACTCAACTCAGTGTAACCCCCTCCCCAGTTCATGTCCTCTTAATGCCACGCTGTCAGCCTGCTCCCCAaagctctctgctgcagctggagctaAGGATGGTTCTGTGGCAAACACAGACAGAGCCTTTGTGTGCCCCGGGCAGGGAGGTGTCCTGCCCAGCATGCTAAtgcctcagcagccctgggaacCGTCAGGGCTGCCCGGTACCGCCTTCAGTCAATAGCCACAGAACAGCCCGAGCTGGACGGGACCCAGCAGGGCATTCCCGAGACAATGGCCCATTCGGGGATGGAACCTTGACCTTGGTGTTACCAGCACCGTATCCAACCCAGCGAGCAGAACTAACGCCCTGTTCGCTCCATAAATCAGCGCGGTGCGAGCGGACCCGGAGCCGCGGGGAGCGCTGGCGATAACCGCGGAGCAGCAGCGGCTCTGGGAGCGATGTGGCAGCGGCACTgtggtgccagcactgctctccccagcacccccagccccgcggGGAGCAGCCCCCCAATCTCTACCCCACCTCTGaccgctgctgctgctcccaggccGCCAGCAGCGGCACAGCTCGCTCCGGGAGCCGCTCAAGGTCACTGCCGGGCCAGGCGCGGCTCCGTGTCGagctgtccccgctgtccccagcccggctctATTCGCCCTGCAGCCCTGACTCTCCGCTCGCTTTCCCGTCCATTCCTGAGGGGACATCGGCCTCTGCCCTGGACCCCGCAGCTCCTTTCCCCGCGGCTGTGCAATCCCCGTCCCGCCGCCTCGGGGGTCTCGCTGAGGGGGCTCCGGGCTCTCACCCGCTGCTCGGGGGTCTCGCTGAGGGGGCTCGGGGCTCTCACCCGCTGCCCCGGGGGTCTCGGGGCCCTCACCCGCTGCCCCGGGGGTCTCGCTGAGGGGGCTCGGGGCCCTTCCCCGCTGCCCGGGGGTCTCGCtgagggggctctgggctctcaCCCGCTGCCCCGGCGGTCTCGCtgagggggctctgggctctcaCCCGCTGCCCCGGCGGTCTCGCtgagggggctctgggctctcaCCCGCTGCCCCGGGGGTCTCGCTGAGGGGGCTCGGGGCTCTCACCCGCTGCCCCGGTGGTCTCGCTGAGGGGGCTCGGGGCTCTCACCCGCTGCCCCGGGGGTCTCGCTGAGGGGGCTCGGGGCTCTCACCCGCTGCCCCGGGGGTCTCGCTGAGGGGGCTCCGGGCCCTTCCCCGCTGCCCCGGGGGTCTCGCTGAGGGGGCTCGGGGCCCTTCCCCGCTGCCCCGGTGGTCTCGCTGAGGGGGCTCGGGGCTCTCACCCGCTGCTCGGGGGTCTCGCTGAGGGGGCTCCGGGCCCTCACCCG
This sequence is a window from Oenanthe melanoleuca isolate GR-GAL-2019-014 chromosome 25, OMel1.0, whole genome shotgun sequence. Protein-coding genes within it:
- the PMF1 gene encoding polyamine-modulated factor 1, whose product is MAAAGGDGGAGPAAEPAAEEPGAGGGGPAPAERPGRAQVFATVVDTFLEKLVAAGSYQRFVNCYRCFYKLQPQLTKSIYDQFISQLQTSIKEEIQEVKNEGNLEGLFSSLDKIVEEAKDREEPAWRPSGVPEQDVRSAMVPYLLKHRSHLRRVLRDREQEHRKVAESVLLGRDRIAELQQLIQARQQAWQEISKEHQELIMTFQEPQ
- the SLC25A44 gene encoding solute carrier family 25 member 44 — translated: MEDKRNIPIIEWEHLDKRKFYVLGICMTMMIRVSVYPFTLIRTRLQVQKGKSLYKGTVDAFVKILRTEGAAGLYRGFLVNTFTLISGQCYVTTYELTRKYVARYNNNNAVKSLVAGGSASLVAQSITVPIDVVSQHLMMQRKGESMGRFKVQSQDGKRLLVFGQTKDIIVQIFKADGFRGFYRGYVASLLTYIPNSAVWWPFYHFYAEQLSSLTPKDCPHLLLQAISGPLAAATASTLTNPMDVVRARVQVEGKSSIILTFKQLIAEEGPWGLTKGLSARIISATPSTIVIVVGYETLKKLSLRPELVDSRHW